One window from the genome of Natrialba magadii ATCC 43099 encodes:
- a CDS encoding presenilin family intramembrane aspartyl protease PSH, with product MNDRIRVFAAVGVTVLLFLGVQLGALALTEPFYEAGHQAVENPEDPTNSVVYVAIILVATALMLAAFKYNLQGLIRALIIGVSVMVAWFVFAELVPPVVTAGDAGVNVLAVLAAFGVGAALLVHPEWYVIDTAGVLMGAGAAALFGISFGLLPALLLLAVLAIYDAISVYGTEHMLDLAEGVMDLKIPVVLVIPLTLSYSYLSPPEESAQAAASTDSTDSADAVESSDSATTELSEGTDPTDEPTPEPQRDALFIGLGDAVIPTILVVSAAYFLDAGTLDVPGLALNLPALGAIIGTIIGLVVLMAMVIRGRAHAGLPLLNGGAIGGYLLGALASGLSIATALGL from the coding sequence ATGAACGACCGGATTCGGGTCTTCGCCGCCGTCGGGGTGACGGTCTTGCTGTTTCTCGGCGTCCAGCTCGGCGCGCTGGCGCTCACCGAGCCGTTCTACGAGGCCGGCCACCAGGCCGTCGAGAACCCGGAAGACCCCACTAACAGCGTCGTCTACGTCGCCATTATCCTCGTTGCGACCGCCCTCATGCTCGCCGCGTTCAAGTACAATCTGCAGGGACTCATCCGCGCGCTGATCATTGGCGTGAGCGTGATGGTCGCCTGGTTCGTCTTCGCCGAACTCGTCCCGCCAGTCGTCACGGCCGGTGATGCGGGTGTCAACGTCCTCGCGGTACTCGCCGCCTTCGGTGTCGGTGCTGCGCTTCTGGTCCATCCGGAGTGGTACGTCATCGACACCGCCGGCGTCCTGATGGGCGCTGGCGCGGCCGCGCTCTTCGGGATCAGTTTCGGGCTCTTGCCTGCCCTGCTCTTGCTCGCGGTGCTCGCCATCTACGACGCCATCAGCGTTTACGGCACCGAGCACATGCTCGACCTCGCGGAGGGCGTCATGGACCTCAAGATCCCCGTCGTGCTCGTAATTCCGCTGACGCTGTCGTACTCCTACCTGTCTCCGCCTGAGGAGTCTGCGCAGGCTGCTGCGTCTACCGACTCTACCGACTCCGCCGACGCCGTCGAGTCGTCTGACTCTGCCACAACGGAGCTGTCCGAAGGTACGGACCCAACCGACGAACCCACACCAGAACCACAACGCGACGCCCTGTTCATCGGCCTCGGTGACGCCGTGATCCCGACCATTCTCGTCGTCAGCGCGGCCTACTTCCTCGACGCGGGCACGCTCGACGTCCCCGGACTCGCGCTCAACCTACCCGCACTCGGCGCGATTATCGGCACGATCATCGGTCTCGTCGTCCTCATGGCGATGGTCATCCGCGGACGCGCACACGCCGGGCTCCCGCTGCTCAACGGCGGCGCAATCGGTGGCTACCTCCTCGGCGCACTCGCGAGCGGGCTCTCGATCGCGACGGCACTCGGGCTGTAG
- a CDS encoding DUF6517 family protein translates to MDRREFVAAGAVCGLGLMAGCLDDALADVTSFSATPAVVADDALEETGYAYQGTEEVVETRTVARQTVEATNFASEYTRTIGILSTVLGDGPAEADAGLFGVATTPQVGLLGEEFNPVAELSTAEIARRVESQFDEVTLDNETVVDERTVESLGETVVLETFEGEASMYGADDIPVRADVSKFAHDGDLIVVAGAYPDAAAVELFQDEPEAERIDTLVAGLEHDSDVTLEMVD, encoded by the coding sequence ATGGATAGACGCGAGTTCGTCGCCGCAGGGGCAGTCTGCGGACTCGGCCTCATGGCCGGCTGTCTCGACGACGCACTCGCAGACGTCACCTCGTTCTCCGCGACACCCGCGGTCGTCGCAGACGATGCACTCGAGGAGACCGGCTACGCCTACCAGGGAACCGAGGAGGTCGTCGAGACGCGAACGGTTGCCCGCCAGACCGTCGAGGCGACGAACTTCGCGAGCGAGTACACGCGGACGATAGGGATACTGTCGACCGTACTGGGCGATGGACCGGCAGAGGCGGACGCGGGACTGTTCGGTGTCGCGACGACGCCACAGGTAGGGTTGCTCGGCGAGGAGTTCAACCCTGTTGCCGAGCTGTCGACCGCCGAGATCGCGAGACGAGTCGAGAGCCAGTTCGACGAGGTGACGCTCGACAACGAGACGGTCGTCGACGAACGGACTGTCGAGTCGCTTGGCGAGACAGTGGTACTCGAGACGTTCGAGGGTGAGGCGTCGATGTACGGTGCAGACGACATTCCGGTTCGTGCCGATGTTTCGAAGTTCGCCCACGACGGGGATCTCATCGTGGTCGCCGGTGCGTATCCGGACGCAGCGGCGGTAGAGCTGTTTCAGGACGAACCAGAGGCAGAGCGGATTGACACGCTCGTGGCGGGACTCGAGCACGATTCGGATGTGACTCTCGAGATGGTCGACTGA
- a CDS encoding H/ACA ribonucleoprotein complex subunit GAR1, which translates to MKRIGTVVRTAQGLAVLRADATDGDADDAHRDEIGTIVLDDSLDEVGRVVDVFGPVDQPYLAVTPDSGVHLPALVGSTLYAR; encoded by the coding sequence CCGAACGGCACAGGGACTCGCGGTGCTGCGAGCGGATGCCACCGACGGGGATGCGGACGACGCACACAGAGACGAAATCGGGACGATCGTACTGGATGACTCACTCGACGAAGTGGGACGCGTCGTCGACGTCTTCGGCCCGGTCGATCAGCCGTATCTTGCGGTTACGCCGGATTCCGGTGTCCACTTGCCGGCGCTCGTGGGGTCGACACTGTACGCGCGCTGA